In a genomic window of Aggregatimonas sangjinii:
- a CDS encoding cation:proton antiporter, giving the protein MIELAGIIILGIIAQWVAWRLKLPAILPLILIGLLVGPVATLYTDDGSKLIEPIWNNTKGLFPGEGLYYFVSLAISIILFEGGLTLKRSEIRNVGPVITKLITLGSLVTFFCAGIAAHFIFGLNWQISFLFSALIIVTGPTVITPILRNIPLKKDISAVLKWEGILIDPIGALAAVLVFEFISVGEGQAYTLTALIEFGKILLFGFTFGFTFAHALTFTVKKNLIPHYLMNVVSLSAVLLVFVMSDVFAHESGLLAVVVMGMVMGNTDLPNIKELLYFKESLSVLLISILFILLAANINMADLQLIYNWKTVALFATIVFVIRPLGVFLSAAGSNLSFRERLFIGWVGPRGIVAAGIASLFGSKLILQGEPGAEYITPLVFMIVLGTVLLNATTARVFAKMVGVFLKKSEGILIVGASKVSRLIGAYLKDNNRHVVLIDSNRSNIAKAKNLGLEALSVNIYSDSLNDNIELNDIGYLMALTANSDINKYATSKFGKQFGENGSFRLVDTEEMNDPENNPKDGLFSHTDDFIKLTEAARKYPEIHEIELKDQEHYEGLIEITKADKDIIPIFLKTPKGDIKIISSFSTEFNDIQEGSHLAYLGKLFDVESALADDES; this is encoded by the coding sequence ATGATAGAACTCGCAGGAATTATAATTTTAGGCATCATAGCCCAATGGGTTGCTTGGCGACTTAAGTTGCCCGCGATTCTACCTTTGATTCTCATCGGGCTTTTGGTAGGGCCGGTCGCTACTTTATATACCGATGACGGGAGTAAGCTTATAGAACCGATATGGAACAACACAAAAGGACTATTTCCCGGAGAAGGTCTCTATTATTTCGTTTCCTTGGCGATAAGCATCATCCTATTTGAAGGCGGTCTCACCTTAAAACGTTCCGAAATACGCAATGTCGGGCCTGTAATTACCAAACTGATTACTTTAGGAAGCCTTGTCACTTTTTTTTGTGCGGGTATTGCGGCACATTTCATTTTTGGCCTGAACTGGCAAATATCGTTTCTGTTCTCCGCGCTGATCATTGTTACCGGGCCAACGGTGATTACGCCCATATTGCGCAATATTCCGTTAAAGAAAGACATTTCGGCGGTATTGAAATGGGAAGGTATTCTCATCGACCCTATCGGTGCCCTTGCCGCTGTACTGGTATTCGAATTTATAAGTGTGGGCGAGGGGCAAGCGTATACCTTGACCGCTTTGATAGAATTCGGAAAAATTCTGCTGTTCGGCTTCACGTTTGGCTTCACTTTCGCACACGCTTTGACATTTACCGTCAAAAAAAATCTAATCCCCCATTATTTGATGAACGTCGTATCGCTATCAGCCGTGCTCTTAGTATTCGTGATGTCGGATGTTTTCGCGCATGAGTCTGGCTTATTGGCCGTAGTGGTCATGGGGATGGTCATGGGCAATACCGATTTGCCCAACATCAAGGAATTGCTCTACTTCAAGGAGTCGTTAAGCGTGCTTTTAATATCGATATTATTCATCTTATTGGCCGCGAATATCAATATGGCCGACCTACAACTTATTTACAATTGGAAAACGGTTGCCCTTTTTGCGACTATAGTCTTCGTAATTCGCCCGTTGGGCGTGTTCTTAAGTGCTGCCGGGTCTAACCTTAGTTTTCGGGAAAGACTGTTCATCGGTTGGGTAGGGCCTCGTGGAATCGTGGCCGCGGGAATTGCTTCGTTGTTCGGTTCAAAATTAATTCTCCAAGGGGAGCCCGGGGCAGAATATATCACCCCTTTGGTCTTTATGATCGTGTTGGGCACGGTTTTACTTAATGCAACGACCGCAAGGGTATTCGCCAAAATGGTGGGTGTGTTTCTGAAGAAATCGGAGGGCATATTGATTGTGGGCGCTTCAAAAGTTTCACGGCTTATCGGGGCCTATCTTAAAGATAACAATCGCCATGTCGTTTTGATTGACAGTAACCGTTCCAATATTGCCAAGGCAAAAAATTTAGGGCTGGAAGCGCTTTCGGTAAATATTTATTCCGATTCGTTAAACGATAATATCGAGTTGAATGATATCGGGTATTTGATGGCGCTTACGGCCAATTCCGATATCAATAAATACGCTACTTCAAAATTTGGAAAGCAATTCGGCGAAAACGGTTCTTTTCGTCTAGTTGATACCGAAGAGATGAACGACCCGGAAAACAATCCCAAAGATGGACTCTTTTCGCATACCGATGATTTTATAAAATTGACCGAAGCGGCGCGTAAGTATCCAGAAATACATGAAATCGAGCTGAAGGATCAAGAACATTATGAGGGCCTCATCGAAATCACCAAAGCTGATAAAGACATCATTCCCATATTCTTAAAAACCCCGAAAGGTGACATCAAAATCATATCTTCTTTT